The following are from one region of the Rhizobium sullae genome:
- a CDS encoding Gfo/Idh/MocA family protein encodes MSIKTVAIVGCGIGRSHIVEGYLPHPDKFRVAAVCDLNEERLNAVGDEFGIERRTASFAELLADESIDIIDICTPPGIHREQVVAALAAGKHVVCEKPLTGSLAAVDEIMEAEKGAKGTLMPIFQYRYGDGIQKAKHIIDAGIAGKFYMGAVETFWLRKPEYYTVPWRGKWATELGGVLVTHALHLHDMLFHLAGPAARVFGRVATRVNDIEVEDCASVSLLMQNGAFVSLSCTLGSQQQISRLRLHFENVTFESNHDPYAPGKGPWQIIAANDEVQARIDAAIGDLPPVAPRFNTQMAHFHEHLSGKGPLPVTSADARRALELVTAIYQSSDSGADIALPIGPDSPKYADWRAKTR; translated from the coding sequence ATGAGCATCAAGACGGTCGCCATTGTCGGCTGCGGTATCGGGCGTTCTCATATAGTCGAGGGCTATCTGCCGCATCCGGATAAGTTTAGGGTCGCAGCCGTCTGCGATCTCAACGAGGAGCGCCTGAACGCCGTCGGCGACGAGTTTGGAATTGAGCGCCGGACGGCCTCCTTTGCGGAGCTCCTGGCCGATGAGAGTATCGACATCATCGATATCTGCACACCTCCTGGCATCCATCGTGAACAGGTGGTGGCAGCGCTTGCTGCGGGAAAGCATGTCGTCTGCGAAAAGCCGCTGACCGGCTCGCTTGCCGCTGTCGACGAGATCATGGAGGCGGAAAAGGGCGCCAAGGGCACTCTGATGCCGATCTTTCAGTATCGCTACGGCGATGGCATTCAGAAGGCGAAACACATCATCGATGCCGGCATAGCCGGCAAGTTCTACATGGGCGCCGTCGAAACCTTCTGGCTGCGCAAGCCGGAATATTACACGGTCCCCTGGCGCGGCAAATGGGCGACTGAACTCGGCGGCGTGCTCGTAACCCATGCGCTGCACCTGCATGACATGCTCTTCCATCTCGCAGGTCCCGCCGCCCGCGTCTTTGGCAGGGTTGCCACTCGTGTCAATGACATCGAGGTGGAAGATTGCGCCTCCGTCAGCCTTTTGATGCAAAATGGCGCTTTCGTTTCACTTTCCTGCACGCTGGGTTCGCAGCAGCAGATCAGCCGGCTGCGGCTGCATTTCGAAAACGTTACTTTCGAAAGCAACCACGATCCCTACGCGCCAGGCAAGGGGCCGTGGCAGATCATCGCCGCGAATGACGAAGTGCAGGCAAGGATCGACGCTGCCATTGGCGACTTGCCGCCGGTTGCGCCGCGGTTCAACACGCAGATGGCCCACTTTCATGAACACCTCAGCGGCAAGGGTCCGTTGCCGGTCACGAGCGCCGATGCGCGGCGTGCGCTGGAACTAGTAACTGCAATTTATCAATCGTCCGATAGCGGCGCAGACATTGCGCTGCCCATCGGACCGGACAGCCCGAAGTACGCCGACTGGCGTGCAAAAACGAGATAA
- a CDS encoding ABC transporter ATP-binding protein translates to MATGVVLQKVEKRYGSLDVIHGIDLTIDPGEFVVFVGPSGCGKSTLLRMIAGLEEISGGGLLLDNERMNEVAPAKRGIAMVFQSYALYPHMSVYKNLAFGLETAGYKKAEIEPKVRRAAEILQIEKLLERKPKALSGGQRQRVAIGRAIVREPRIFLFDEPLSNLDAELRVQMRVEISRLHRNLGNTMIYVTHDQVEAMTMADKIVVLNSGRIEQVGAPLDLYNNPANRFVAGFIGSPKMNFLKAKIEQVNDSDTTINVCGGSIRLPRRLKGSAGQEVTFGIRPEHLSVADGGIALATVNIDLVEHLGGATMLYTKTPDSQQMTVALDGQQKVERGANVTASFDPARCHVFAASGATI, encoded by the coding sequence ATGGCAACAGGTGTCGTTCTTCAGAAGGTCGAAAAGCGCTACGGGTCGCTGGATGTCATCCATGGCATCGACCTCACGATCGATCCCGGCGAGTTCGTGGTCTTCGTCGGCCCGTCCGGCTGCGGCAAGTCCACGCTGCTGCGTATGATTGCGGGCCTGGAGGAGATTTCCGGCGGCGGCCTGCTGCTCGACAACGAGCGCATGAACGAAGTGGCGCCTGCCAAGCGCGGCATCGCCATGGTCTTCCAGTCCTATGCGCTCTATCCGCATATGTCGGTCTACAAAAATCTCGCCTTCGGTTTGGAGACGGCCGGCTACAAGAAGGCTGAGATCGAGCCGAAGGTGCGCCGTGCCGCTGAAATCCTGCAGATCGAAAAGCTCTTGGAGCGCAAGCCGAAGGCTTTGTCTGGCGGTCAGCGCCAGCGCGTCGCGATCGGCCGCGCTATCGTGCGTGAACCGCGCATCTTCCTTTTCGACGAGCCGCTGTCGAACCTTGATGCGGAACTTCGCGTCCAGATGCGCGTCGAAATTTCCCGCCTGCACCGCAATCTCGGCAACACGATGATCTACGTCACGCACGACCAGGTCGAAGCCATGACCATGGCGGACAAGATCGTTGTGCTGAATTCGGGCCGCATCGAGCAGGTCGGAGCTCCGCTCGACCTCTACAACAATCCGGCAAATCGCTTTGTCGCAGGATTCATCGGCAGCCCAAAGATGAATTTCCTGAAGGCGAAGATCGAGCAGGTCAATGACAGTGACACGACGATCAACGTCTGCGGCGGTTCGATCCGCCTGCCGCGCCGCCTGAAAGGTTCGGCCGGTCAGGAGGTTACCTTCGGCATCCGTCCGGAACACTTGTCGGTGGCCGATGGTGGTATTGCACTTGCGACCGTCAATATCGACCTGGTCGAACACCTCGGCGGAGCCACCATGCTCTATACGAAGACACCGGACAGTCAGCAAATGACGGTGGCTCTGGATGGCCAGCAGAAGGTCGAGCGCGGCGCGAATGTGACGGCCTCTTTCGACCCCGCTCGCTGTCACGTCTTCGCGGCTTCGGGCGCCACGATATAA
- a CDS encoding phosphotransferase: MTPEDRIHALGIWQGPIEIAPIAGGITNRNYLVTDRACRRVVRLGDDIAIHHINRRNELAASLAAHAAGLSPAVIHHEPGVLVLNFIEARALTAADIQDVRVLARVVPLVRACHRHVARHFRGQAMIFWVFHVIRDYAATLTAAESGYTQMLPALLEKAEILEQAAGPFDIAFGHNDLLAANFLDDGKRLWLIDWDYAGFNTPLFDLGGLASNNELSKDAERQMLETYFDRPLTGDLWRRYNAMKCASLLRETLWSMVSEIHSTIDFDYAAYTAENLARFKRAYKAFERDQ; encoded by the coding sequence GTGACGCCTGAAGATAGGATTCATGCACTTGGCATCTGGCAGGGCCCGATCGAAATTGCACCGATTGCCGGCGGCATTACCAACCGGAACTATCTCGTAACGGATCGCGCTTGCCGCCGCGTCGTGCGCCTCGGTGACGATATCGCGATCCACCACATTAACCGCCGCAACGAGCTTGCGGCGAGCTTGGCAGCCCACGCCGCGGGACTTTCACCCGCAGTCATCCATCATGAACCCGGCGTGCTCGTCCTCAATTTCATCGAAGCGCGGGCTTTGACGGCGGCAGACATCCAGGATGTGCGGGTGCTCGCGCGCGTCGTGCCTCTGGTCCGCGCCTGCCATCGGCACGTCGCCCGCCATTTCCGCGGCCAGGCGATGATTTTCTGGGTTTTCCATGTCATCCGCGACTATGCCGCCACTCTGACTGCCGCCGAAAGCGGCTATACGCAGATGCTGCCAGCGCTTCTCGAAAAGGCCGAAATCCTCGAGCAGGCCGCCGGGCCTTTCGATATCGCCTTCGGCCATAATGACCTTCTTGCTGCGAACTTCCTCGATGACGGCAAGCGTCTCTGGCTGATCGATTGGGACTACGCGGGCTTCAACACGCCGCTTTTTGATCTCGGCGGTCTCGCGTCGAACAACGAACTCTCGAAAGATGCCGAGCGGCAAATGCTGGAGACCTATTTCGACCGGCCGCTGACGGGGGATCTTTGGCGGCGCTATAACGCCATGAAGTGTGCATCGCTGCTGCGCGAGACGCTGTGGAGCATGGTCTCGGAAATCCACTCCACCATCGATTTCGACTACGCCGCCTATACGGCCGAAAACCTCGCGCGCTTCAAGCGCGCCTATAAGGCATTTGAACGGGATCAGTAA
- a CDS encoding GcvT family protein produces the protein MTKELPKTAKAVVIGGGIIGCSTAYHLGKLGWTDTVLLERKKLTSGTTFHAAGLVGQLRTSANITQLLGYSVDLYKKLEAETGLGTGWKMNGGLRLACNEERWTEVKRQATTAQSFGLDMRLLTPQEAFELWPLMTIDDLVGAAYLPTDGQANPSDITQALAKGARMSGVSIFEDTEVLDLDIDKGKLRAVITEKGRIECERVVVCAGQWTRAFAARFGVNVPLVSVEHQYIITESFGVPSNLPTLRDPDRLTYYKEEVGGIVMGGYEPNPIPWAVDGIPEGFHYTLLNSNFDHFEQIMEQALERVPGLQKAGVKQLLNGPESFTPDGNFILGEAPELKNFFVGAGFNAFGIASGGGAGMALAEWVAKGEPPYDLWPVDIRRFGRPHFDTDWVRTRTLEAYGKHYTMAWPFEEHLSGRPCRKSPLYDRLKAQGACFGEKLGWERPNWFADLFANEEPKDVYTYGRQNWFDAVGREHKAVREAAVIFDQTSFAKFVLKGRNAEAALSWIASNDVAKPAGSLTYTQMLNDRGGIECDVTVARIAENEFYIVTGTGFATHDFDWISRSIPADMQAELVDVTSAYSVLSLMGPNSRAVLEKVTASDVSNAAFPFSRVKTIGIAGCPVRALRITYVGELGYELHVPVEYATTVYDSLMAAGRDFGLINAGYRAIESCRLEKGYRAWGLDIGPDHTPVEAGLAWAVKTKKNMAFRGREAIERQLSGDVKKVLACVVPDDPETVLLGRETIYRNGKRVGWLSSGGFGYTIGKPIGYGYIRNPDGVTEDFVLSGTYELDVARERVPCTVSLKPLYDPEMKRIKV, from the coding sequence ATGACGAAGGAATTACCGAAGACAGCAAAGGCCGTGGTCATCGGCGGTGGCATCATCGGCTGCTCGACTGCCTATCATCTGGGCAAGCTTGGCTGGACGGATACGGTGCTGCTTGAGCGCAAGAAGCTCACTTCGGGAACCACCTTCCATGCCGCAGGCCTTGTCGGCCAGCTCCGCACCAGTGCCAACATCACCCAGCTGCTTGGCTATTCCGTCGATCTCTACAAGAAACTGGAAGCTGAAACAGGTCTCGGCACCGGCTGGAAGATGAACGGCGGCTTACGGCTTGCCTGCAATGAGGAGCGCTGGACGGAGGTGAAGCGGCAGGCAACGACGGCGCAGTCTTTCGGCCTCGACATGCGGTTGCTCACTCCCCAGGAAGCCTTCGAACTCTGGCCATTGATGACGATCGACGACCTTGTCGGCGCGGCCTATCTACCGACCGACGGCCAGGCCAACCCGTCCGATATCACGCAAGCGCTGGCGAAAGGCGCACGCATGTCCGGCGTCTCGATCTTCGAAGATACGGAAGTCCTCGACCTCGACATCGACAAGGGAAAGCTCCGCGCCGTCATCACCGAAAAGGGTCGCATCGAATGCGAGCGCGTCGTAGTCTGCGCTGGCCAATGGACCCGGGCTTTCGCTGCCCGTTTTGGCGTCAACGTGCCGCTCGTATCCGTCGAGCACCAATACATCATCACCGAATCCTTCGGCGTCCCGTCGAATTTGCCGACGCTGCGTGATCCTGATCGTCTGACCTATTACAAGGAGGAGGTCGGCGGCATCGTCATGGGCGGCTATGAGCCGAACCCGATCCCTTGGGCCGTGGACGGTATTCCGGAAGGTTTCCACTACACGCTGCTCAACAGCAACTTTGATCATTTCGAGCAGATCATGGAACAGGCGTTGGAGCGGGTTCCGGGCCTGCAGAAGGCCGGGGTCAAACAACTCTTGAACGGGCCTGAGAGTTTCACGCCCGATGGCAATTTCATTCTCGGCGAAGCGCCGGAACTGAAGAATTTCTTCGTCGGTGCCGGTTTCAATGCCTTTGGCATCGCCTCCGGCGGCGGTGCCGGCATGGCGCTTGCCGAGTGGGTGGCCAAAGGTGAGCCGCCTTACGATCTCTGGCCGGTCGACATCCGCCGCTTCGGCCGCCCCCACTTCGATACCGACTGGGTGCGCACCCGGACGCTCGAAGCTTATGGCAAGCATTATACGATGGCCTGGCCTTTCGAGGAGCATTTGAGCGGCCGCCCCTGCCGCAAATCGCCGCTTTACGATCGCCTCAAGGCGCAAGGCGCCTGCTTCGGTGAAAAGCTCGGCTGGGAACGTCCGAACTGGTTTGCCGATCTCTTCGCCAACGAGGAGCCGAAGGACGTCTACACCTATGGCCGTCAGAACTGGTTCGATGCCGTCGGCCGCGAACACAAGGCCGTTCGCGAAGCGGCTGTCATCTTCGATCAAACATCTTTTGCAAAGTTTGTTCTCAAGGGGAGGAATGCGGAGGCCGCCCTTTCGTGGATCGCTTCGAACGACGTCGCCAAGCCGGCCGGATCGCTCACCTACACGCAGATGCTGAACGACAGGGGCGGCATCGAATGCGACGTCACCGTCGCTCGCATTGCCGAGAACGAATTCTACATCGTTACCGGCACCGGCTTTGCTACCCACGATTTCGATTGGATTTCCCGCAGCATCCCGGCGGACATGCAGGCCGAGCTTGTCGATGTGACATCAGCCTATTCGGTTCTTTCCTTGATGGGGCCGAATTCCCGCGCTGTCCTCGAGAAAGTCACTGCCAGTGATGTGTCCAATGCCGCCTTTCCGTTCAGCCGGGTGAAGACCATCGGCATCGCCGGCTGCCCCGTCAGGGCGCTGCGGATCACCTATGTCGGCGAATTGGGCTATGAACTCCATGTCCCCGTCGAATATGCAACGACAGTCTATGATTCCTTGATGGCGGCGGGCCGTGATTTCGGCCTTATCAATGCCGGCTACCGTGCCATCGAAAGCTGCCGATTGGAAAAAGGTTATCGTGCCTGGGGCTTGGATATTGGCCCCGATCACACGCCAGTCGAGGCGGGACTCGCCTGGGCCGTCAAGACGAAAAAGAATATGGCCTTCCGCGGCCGTGAAGCGATTGAGCGCCAGCTCTCTGGTGACGTAAAGAAGGTGCTCGCCTGCGTCGTGCCGGACGATCCGGAGACCGTCCTACTCGGCCGCGAAACCATTTATCGGAATGGAAAGCGCGTCGGCTGGCTCTCCAGCGGCGGCTTCGGCTACACGATCGGCAAGCCGATCGGCTACGGCTACATCCGCAATCCCGACGGCGTGACTGAGGATTTCGTGCTGTCGGGAACTTATGAACTGGACGTTGCAAGGGAGCGCGTCCCCTGCACGGTTTCGCTGAAACCGCTCTATGACCCGGAGATGAAGCGCATCAAGGTTTAG
- a CDS encoding mannitol dehydrogenase family protein has translation MTERLQNLTGLAPTAKLPAYDRSKLKSGILHLGPGAFFRAHFAPFTDKALAATGGEWGIEVASLRTADVADHLNEQNGLYTMLIRDTSGTTAQVIGPILKAHVATRDPAGLLERLEDPAIRIVSLTVTEKAYGLDTLTGGLDLNHPDIAADLIHPHTPRGVVGYLVEGLSRRRKKGIAPFTALSCDNLPSNGAVLKRLVLEFASRVDPSLHDWIEQKVPFPSTMVDRITPASTDVTYADAERLTGRQDLAAIETEPFTQWVIEDHFANGRPTWEKAGALMVEEVSAYEKMKLRMLNGAHSLLAYLGYIGGYEYVRDVMEDAGLAALARRHMSAAAATLDPVPGINLEHYADELIARFANKAIAHRTYQIAMDGTQKLPQRLLEPATEALAQGGKAETYAIAVAAWMRYALGIDRNGKGYELRDPRAGEIAALLADVPRNGGAVSGTLFHLPGLFPAALTKNVAWTEDVANKLEILIQDNRLPLI, from the coding sequence GTGACGGAGCGACTGCAAAACCTGACCGGCCTTGCGCCGACGGCAAAGCTTCCGGCCTATGACCGGAGCAAGCTGAAAAGCGGCATCCTGCATCTCGGCCCCGGCGCCTTCTTCCGTGCGCATTTTGCGCCCTTTACTGATAAGGCACTTGCAGCCACCGGCGGCGAATGGGGCATTGAAGTCGCAAGCCTGCGCACCGCAGATGTTGCGGATCACCTGAACGAGCAGAACGGCCTCTATACGATGCTGATCCGTGATACCTCGGGAACGACAGCGCAGGTGATCGGCCCCATCCTGAAGGCGCACGTCGCAACGCGTGATCCGGCAGGGCTGCTTGAGCGGTTGGAAGATCCGGCAATCCGCATCGTCAGCTTGACAGTGACGGAGAAGGCCTATGGTCTGGATACCCTTACCGGGGGTCTCGATCTCAACCATCCTGACATCGCCGCCGATCTTATCCATCCGCATACGCCGCGCGGCGTTGTCGGCTATCTTGTCGAAGGGCTGTCCCGGCGGCGGAAAAAGGGGATCGCACCCTTCACGGCGCTCAGCTGCGACAACCTGCCAAGCAACGGCGCAGTCCTCAAGCGTCTGGTTCTCGAATTCGCGAGCCGTGTCGATCCTTCGCTGCACGACTGGATCGAACAGAAGGTGCCCTTTCCCTCCACGATGGTGGATCGCATCACCCCGGCCAGTACAGACGTTACCTATGCCGATGCCGAGCGCCTGACTGGGCGCCAGGATCTCGCGGCAATCGAAACCGAACCCTTCACGCAATGGGTAATCGAGGACCATTTCGCCAATGGCCGCCCGACCTGGGAGAAGGCTGGTGCGTTGATGGTCGAAGAGGTTTCGGCTTACGAGAAGATGAAGCTTCGGATGCTGAACGGGGCGCATTCCCTGCTCGCTTATCTCGGATATATAGGCGGCTATGAATATGTCCGCGATGTTATGGAAGATGCCGGATTGGCAGCGCTTGCGCGACGGCACATGAGCGCGGCAGCTGCGACCCTGGATCCCGTTCCAGGGATCAATCTCGAGCACTATGCGGACGAACTCATAGCACGCTTTGCAAATAAGGCGATCGCGCACCGCACCTATCAGATCGCCATGGACGGGACGCAGAAACTGCCGCAGCGTCTGCTGGAGCCGGCAACGGAAGCCCTTGCTCAAGGCGGCAAGGCGGAGACTTATGCAATCGCAGTCGCTGCCTGGATGCGCTACGCGCTGGGCATCGACCGGAACGGCAAAGGCTACGAGTTGCGTGATCCGCGCGCTGGCGAAATCGCGGCTCTGCTTGCAGATGTGCCACGAAACGGCGGCGCCGTGTCAGGGACACTTTTCCACTTGCCAGGGCTCTTTCCGGCAGCATTGACGAAGAATGTCGCGTGGACCGAAGATGTGGCGAACAAGCTGGAGATTTTGATCCAGGACAATAGGCTGCCGTTGATTTGA
- the uxaC gene encoding glucuronate isomerase, whose translation MDVGKGLLHPDRLFPADPATRTIARDLYETVRNLPIVSPHGHTEPSWFAEDKPFEDAASLLVIPDHYLFRMLHSVGVKLDDLGVPRLDGKPVASGRAIWRAFAAQYHLFRGTPSSLWVDHAMSSVLGCDEPLTPDNADKLYDHINAQLALPEFRPRALHKRFGIETIATTEGALDPLTHHQKMAAEGWIGRVRTTYRPDSVTDPDAVGFRANLLQFGEITGADVTRWDGMVDAHRKRRAYFRQFGATATDHGVPTAFTADLPLADKQALLDTALKGPLSSADAELFRGLMMTEMAGLSAEDGMVMQIHAGSRRNTDGGLFQTRGPNMGADIPTRTDWVGGLNALLSKHGHAPGLRVLLFTLDETTYARELAPMAGHWECLMIGPPWWFYDSPNGIRRYLDQVVETAGFANLAGFNDDTRALLSIPARHDVWRREVCRFLAQLAVEHRISKKDAEIVARELSYDNAKKAYKL comes from the coding sequence ATGGATGTAGGAAAAGGCCTTCTTCATCCGGACCGGCTCTTTCCGGCCGATCCGGCAACGCGGACCATCGCACGCGACCTTTACGAGACGGTTCGCAATCTGCCGATCGTCAGCCCGCACGGACACACCGAACCCTCATGGTTTGCCGAGGACAAGCCTTTCGAGGATGCGGCTTCGCTGCTTGTCATTCCCGATCACTATCTTTTTCGAATGCTACACAGCGTCGGCGTTAAGCTCGACGACCTCGGCGTGCCGCGGCTCGACGGCAAGCCGGTGGCATCGGGCCGGGCGATCTGGCGGGCCTTTGCGGCGCAGTATCACCTTTTCCGCGGCACGCCATCGAGCCTCTGGGTCGATCATGCGATGTCGTCCGTTCTTGGCTGCGACGAACCGCTGACGCCGGATAATGCCGATAAGCTTTATGACCACATCAACGCACAATTGGCGCTTCCCGAGTTCCGCCCGCGCGCGCTGCACAAGCGCTTCGGGATCGAAACGATTGCGACGACGGAAGGCGCGCTCGATCCGTTGACGCATCACCAGAAGATGGCGGCGGAGGGCTGGATCGGCCGCGTGCGCACCACGTATCGGCCGGACAGTGTCACCGATCCAGATGCCGTCGGCTTCCGCGCTAATCTCCTGCAATTCGGCGAGATCACCGGCGCCGATGTTACCCGGTGGGATGGGATGGTCGATGCGCACCGCAAGCGCCGCGCCTATTTCCGCCAGTTCGGAGCGACAGCCACGGACCATGGCGTGCCGACGGCCTTTACCGCCGATCTCCCGCTTGCTGACAAGCAGGCGCTGCTCGACACAGCGCTGAAAGGCCCTCTTTCTTCCGCAGATGCCGAGCTCTTCCGCGGCCTGATGATGACGGAGATGGCCGGACTCTCCGCCGAAGACGGTATGGTGATGCAAATTCATGCCGGCTCGCGCCGAAACACCGACGGCGGGCTTTTCCAGACGCGCGGCCCGAACATGGGCGCTGATATTCCGACACGCACGGACTGGGTCGGCGGCTTGAACGCCCTGCTTTCGAAACACGGCCACGCGCCGGGTCTCAGGGTTCTGCTCTTCACACTCGACGAGACGACCTATGCCCGGGAACTGGCGCCGATGGCCGGACACTGGGAGTGCCTGATGATCGGCCCGCCCTGGTGGTTCTATGACAGCCCGAACGGCATCCGCCGCTATCTCGACCAGGTCGTTGAAACGGCAGGCTTTGCCAATCTCGCCGGCTTCAACGACGATACGCGGGCACTGCTTTCAATCCCCGCCCGCCACGACGTCTGGCGCCGCGAGGTCTGCCGCTTCCTGGCGCAGCTCGCAGTGGAGCACCGGATTTCAAAGAAGGACGCCGAAATCGTGGCCCGCGAGCTTTCTTATGACAATGCGAAAAAGGCGTACAAACTGTGA
- a CDS encoding SlyX family protein — protein MSDEAGQITKLEEMVAHQAKTIDELSDQLAEQWKVVEQMRTKLDRLTERFLSLEEHSLEAPPITRPPHY, from the coding sequence ATGTCTGACGAAGCAGGTCAAATCACCAAACTTGAGGAAATGGTCGCCCATCAGGCAAAGACGATCGATGAGCTTTCCGACCAACTCGCGGAGCAATGGAAGGTGGTCGAGCAGATGCGCACCAAGCTCGACCGGCTGACGGAGCGCTTTCTGTCGCTCGAGGAGCATTCCCTCGAAGCCCCGCCGATTACGCGCCCGCCGCACTATTGA
- a CDS encoding NAD-dependent succinate-semialdehyde dehydrogenase, translated as MAFTTALTKHVPFSSPFLRDCGYINGEWTKGEATRIFDVLNPATGEVLASLPDMGAADTRKAIDAAYAAQPAWAARPAKERSAILRKWFDLMVANADELAAILTAEMGKPFPEARGEILYAAAYVEWYAEEAKRIYGETIPAPSNDKRMIVIKQPVGVVGTITPWNFPAAMITRKIAPALAVGCTVVSKPAEQTPLSAIALAVLAEQAGVPTGVFNVIVGEDGPAIGRELCSNDKVRKISFTGSTEVGRILMRQCADQIKKVSLELGGNAPFIVFDDADLDAAVEGAIASKYRNAGQTCVCANRLYVQSGVYDAFAAKLGAKVEAMSVGDGFEAGVTIGPLIDAQGLAKVEDHVSDALSKGAKVLTGGKRIEGAGTFFTPTVLTGVARGMKVAREETFGPVAPLFRFDTVEEVIQQANDTEFGLAAYFFAGDLKKVWKVAEALEYGMVGINTGLMSTETAPFGGVKQSGHGREGSRHGVDDYLEMKYLCIGNL; from the coding sequence ATGGCATTCACGACTGCACTGACCAAGCATGTGCCCTTTTCCTCGCCGTTCCTCCGCGACTGCGGGTACATCAACGGCGAATGGACGAAGGGCGAAGCAACGAGAATTTTCGATGTCCTGAACCCGGCAACGGGCGAAGTGCTCGCGTCGTTGCCGGACATGGGTGCTGCCGACACCCGCAAAGCGATCGACGCTGCCTATGCTGCGCAGCCTGCATGGGCAGCACGCCCCGCGAAGGAGCGCAGCGCCATCCTGCGCAAATGGTTCGACCTGATGGTTGCCAACGCCGATGAGTTGGCGGCGATCCTGACGGCGGAAATGGGCAAGCCGTTTCCTGAAGCGCGCGGCGAAATCCTCTATGCCGCCGCCTATGTCGAATGGTATGCCGAGGAAGCCAAGCGTATCTATGGCGAAACGATTCCCGCGCCCTCCAATGACAAGCGGATGATCGTCATCAAACAGCCGGTCGGTGTCGTGGGTACCATCACGCCCTGGAATTTCCCGGCGGCGATGATCACCCGCAAGATCGCTCCGGCGCTTGCTGTCGGCTGCACGGTGGTTTCGAAGCCGGCCGAGCAAACCCCGCTTTCGGCGATCGCGCTTGCGGTTCTCGCAGAGCAGGCCGGTGTTCCCACCGGCGTCTTCAACGTCATTGTCGGTGAGGACGGTCCGGCGATCGGCAGGGAGCTTTGCAGCAACGACAAGGTGCGAAAGATCAGCTTCACCGGATCGACGGAAGTCGGCCGCATTCTGATGCGCCAGTGCGCCGATCAGATCAAGAAAGTGAGCCTCGAGCTTGGCGGCAACGCGCCGTTCATCGTCTTCGACGATGCTGATCTCGATGCCGCCGTCGAAGGCGCGATCGCCTCGAAATACCGCAATGCCGGTCAGACCTGCGTTTGCGCCAACCGGCTCTACGTCCAGTCAGGCGTCTATGACGCATTTGCGGCCAAGCTGGGCGCAAAGGTCGAAGCCATGTCCGTCGGGGACGGCTTCGAGGCGGGCGTCACGATCGGCCCGCTGATCGATGCGCAGGGCCTTGCGAAGGTCGAAGATCACGTCAGCGACGCGCTTTCCAAGGGCGCCAAGGTGCTGACCGGTGGCAAGCGCATCGAAGGTGCCGGCACCTTCTTCACGCCGACGGTTCTGACCGGCGTCGCCCGCGGCATGAAGGTGGCGCGTGAGGAGACCTTTGGTCCCGTAGCCCCACTCTTCCGCTTCGATACCGTCGAAGAGGTGATTCAACAGGCGAATGACACCGAGTTCGGCCTTGCGGCCTATTTCTTCGCCGGCGATCTGAAGAAAGTCTGGAAGGTTGCCGAAGCACTGGAATACGGCATGGTCGGCATCAATACCGGCCTGATGTCCACCGAGACGGCACCCTTCGGCGGCGTCAAGCAATCCGGGCACGGCCGCGAAGGTTCGCGTCACGGTGTGGATGACTACCTCGAAATGAAATATCTCTGCATCGGCAATCTCTGA